One Pueribacillus theae genomic window, CAATAAAAAATGAACTTGAAAATATTGCTCCGACCGTCTTTTTCGATCCTTACCCAACAGATGAATCGTTCGATCAATATACTGAGATGGAATCCACATTCAAAGAAATTGCAAAAGCGGTTGGAAAATCCGAGGAAGCGGAAAACGTTCTTAAAGAGTTAGATGAAGTATATGCAGACGCGAAAGAAAAAATTGAAAATGGAGACTTAGAAACAAAAGATGTTGTTTTAACACAAGCGTACAGTGCAAACCAGGCGCCTGAAATTCGTTTGTTTACACCGAATTCTCTCGCATCCGTCATTCTGGAAAAGATTGGGTTGAATAATCTTCATCAATCCAAACAATTTGAAGTATATGGCTATAGCACAGTGAATGTTGAAGCATTAACGAAATATGAAAATGCAAATTTCCTTTATGTCGTTCAGGATAACGACAATGTGTTTGAAAACCAGCTGAAAAATAATAAAGTATGGAATAATCTTTCATTTGTGAAAGAAAACCGCACTTATTCTTTAGGTGGAGATACGTGGCTGTTTGGCGGACCTTTATCTGCAAAAACCTTGGCTGAGCAAATCGTTGATGTGATGGTGACGGAAGAAAAATGAGTGTTTTCCACTGGAAGTCCTTGTGTTCTTTAGCAGGGGGCTTCCTTATCTTATTGATTGTCAGTATCATTCACCTTACTCAAGGACAAGCAGACTATACCTTTCAACAAATGTTTTCAGAAGTATGGATAGAAGGGCGTTTTCAGGATATTTTTCTCGGCCTTCGCCTTCCGCGTCTTGTGGTTGGGGTTTTAACCGGAGGAGCACTTGCAGTGTCAGGCGTCATCCTCCAAACATTGACGAACAATCCACTTGCATCTGCCAGTACACTTGGCATCAATGCCGGCGCCTTCTTTTTCGTCGTATTTTCGATGATCTTTTTCCCTAACATTCTTGGCCAATATCCGTTCATTGTTGCATTGTTTGGTGCAGTTTTCTCTACATTTCTTGTTCTGACGCTTGCAGGAAAAACACTGGATCCTGTACGCGTTGCTTTAACAGGCATGATTGTGTCTTTATTATTTTCTTCTTTAACCGGAGCACTTCAATTATTGTTTGAAAATGAAACGAACGGCCTTTTTTTATGGGGATCTGGTACGCTTATTCAACTTGATTGGAACGGAATTCAATTCTCACTTCCTTTTATTGCGGTTGGTACTATTGCTGCAATTATGATCGGCAAATCACTTGATGTGTTATCTCTTGGCGATGATATTGCAAGATCGCTTGGCCAATCAATCGTAAAAATGAAATTTTTTGCATGGGGAATTGCGGTTGGCCTTGCTGCGGTCACGGTTAGCGTTGTCGGGCCAATCGGCTTTATCGGTTTAATTGCGCCGCATATTGTTCGGCTACTCGGGATACGGGGACACCGCAATGTCATCATCCATTCATTTTTATGGGGAAGTGTGCTTCTCATTTCCGCCGATGTACTCGCACGCTGGATTCAACCGGCCGAAGAATTTCCTGTCGGCGCGATGACAGCGCTCATTGGGGCACCATGGCTAATGTATTTGGCTTACCGTACAGCCAAGCGGCAAAAAAGAGGTGAGAAATCACTCGGCGGTACAAAAAGGCCTGTCCCCCTAAAATGGGTAATCCCTCTCATTGCTGCTGGAATTTGTACGATGTTTTTTATTTCTTTTTCTTACAGCGGCGCATCTGCCTGGTCCCCGGTTTCTGAATGGACCTCTACGATTGTGTGGAACTTTCGCATTCCGCGCGTTATTACTGCATTTGTAATTGGTGTCATGCTTGCAATTAGCGGTGTTTTGCTTCAAGGTGTCCTGCGTAATCCTTTAGCTGATGCAAGTGTGCTTGGGATTACTTCAATGGGCGGAGCAGGCGCGATGACATTGCTCATTCTTTTGCCTGTCCTCTCTTATTCTTGGATGCCAATAGGCGCCATCATTGGTTCTGCCCTGGCGATCGCAATCATTATAGTCATCTCTAGGAAGAACAACTTTCAGCCGATCCTAGTCGCATTGATAGGAATTTCTG contains:
- a CDS encoding ABC transporter substrate-binding protein, yielding MKKFSLLFPVLIIFLLIAACSQNDKQSKNSNENDDKTSEAAQGNPVTISGVLGDVQLDEPAKKVVVLEWTYAENLLAVGIQPTGVADIQGYKDWVKIDKELDGNTVDVGTRQEPSLEKIASLEPDLIIAIKFRHEAIKNELENIAPTVFFDPYPTDESFDQYTEMESTFKEIAKAVGKSEEAENVLKELDEVYADAKEKIENGDLETKDVVLTQAYSANQAPEIRLFTPNSLASVILEKIGLNNLHQSKQFEVYGYSTVNVEALTKYENANFLYVVQDNDNVFENQLKNNKVWNNLSFVKENRTYSLGGDTWLFGGPLSAKTLAEQIVDVMVTEEK
- a CDS encoding iron ABC transporter permease; translated protein: MIVSIIHLTQGQADYTFQQMFSEVWIEGRFQDIFLGLRLPRLVVGVLTGGALAVSGVILQTLTNNPLASASTLGINAGAFFFVVFSMIFFPNILGQYPFIVALFGAVFSTFLVLTLAGKTLDPVRVALTGMIVSLLFSSLTGALQLLFENETNGLFLWGSGTLIQLDWNGIQFSLPFIAVGTIAAIMIGKSLDVLSLGDDIARSLGQSIVKMKFFAWGIAVGLAAVTVSVVGPIGFIGLIAPHIVRLLGIRGHRNVIIHSFLWGSVLLISADVLARWIQPAEEFPVGAMTALIGAPWLMYLAYRTAKRQKRGEKSLGGTKRPVPLKWVIPLIAAGICTMFFISFSYSGASAWSPVSEWTSTIVWNFRIPRVITAFVIGVMLAISGVLLQGVLRNPLADASVLGITSMGGAGAMTLLILLPVLSYSWMPIGAIIGSALAIAIIIVISRKNNFQPILVALIGISVSAFGSALIQIMIVKSRLVVAAALVWLSGSTYAKGWEDVSLILILSVILIPIALYFTRPLDALSFGDDLAASHGLVVSKTRIWSLLIGVALSAVAVSIVGTIGFIGLLAPHAARRLVGYRHLPLMLVSGLLGGLLLVTADFISRVALAPKEIPSGLMVALIGTPYLLYLLRKIR